A DNA window from Actinomadura luzonensis contains the following coding sequences:
- a CDS encoding cryptochrome/photolyase family protein, with translation MDTAIVLFNRDLRVHDHPALSAACARAAHVVPLFVLDPAVPAGGRRGFLLQCLAGLRDALRERGGDLVVRHGDVVAETMRLAAETGATAVHAGADVSALARRREERLAAERVEFVRHPGVTVVPPGDLRPSGGGDHYRVFTPYWNAWRRHRRRPVLPPPDQVRLPAGLAPGELPPHPAAGDLPGGERPARERAGHWLRHGLTGYGDGHDDLAGDRTSRLSPYLRFGCLSPLELACRAAHGEDFVRQLCWRDFHHQVTYAFPRINRENYRRKERRWRHDRDALQAWEAGMTGLPIVDAGMRQLLAEGWMHNRARLIVATYLIGRLGLDWRDGARHFFEHLLDGDVANNSGNWQWVAGTGNDTRPKRGFNLLRQARRYDPAGDYVRRYVPELAGVPGARVHEPWRLPSLPAGYPARLDGTDDQG, from the coding sequence ATGGACACCGCGATCGTGCTCTTCAACCGGGACCTGCGCGTGCACGACCACCCGGCGCTGAGCGCCGCCTGCGCGCGGGCCGCCCACGTGGTGCCGCTGTTCGTGCTGGACCCGGCCGTGCCCGCGGGCGGCCGGCGCGGCTTCCTGCTCCAATGCCTGGCCGGCCTGCGGGACGCGCTCCGCGAGCGCGGCGGCGACCTGGTCGTGCGGCACGGCGACGTCGTCGCCGAGACGATGCGGCTGGCCGCCGAGACCGGCGCCACGGCCGTGCACGCCGGCGCCGACGTCAGCGCGCTGGCCAGGCGGCGCGAGGAGCGCCTCGCCGCCGAACGCGTCGAGTTCGTCCGCCACCCCGGCGTCACCGTCGTGCCGCCCGGCGACCTGCGGCCCTCCGGCGGCGGCGACCACTACCGCGTCTTCACCCCCTACTGGAACGCCTGGCGCCGGCACCGCCGCAGGCCCGTGCTGCCGCCCCCGGACCAGGTCCGGCTGCCCGCCGGCCTGGCCCCGGGCGAGCTGCCCCCGCACCCGGCCGCCGGCGACCTGCCGGGCGGCGAGCGGCCCGCCCGCGAACGCGCCGGGCACTGGCTGCGGCACGGCCTGACCGGCTACGGCGACGGGCACGACGACCTGGCCGGCGACCGCACCTCGCGGCTCAGCCCGTACCTGCGCTTCGGCTGCCTGTCGCCGCTGGAGCTGGCCTGCCGCGCCGCCCACGGCGAGGACTTCGTCCGCCAGCTCTGCTGGCGCGACTTCCACCACCAGGTGACCTACGCCTTCCCCCGCATCAACCGGGAGAACTACCGCCGCAAGGAACGCCGCTGGCGGCACGACCGGGACGCGCTCCAGGCCTGGGAGGCCGGCATGACGGGGCTGCCGATCGTGGACGCGGGCATGCGCCAGCTCCTCGCCGAGGGCTGGATGCACAACCGGGCCCGGCTCATCGTGGCGACGTACCTCATCGGGCGGCTCGGCCTCGACTGGCGCGACGGCGCCCGGCACTTCTTCGAGCACCTGCTCGACGGGGACGTGGCCAACAACTCCGGCAACTGGCAGTGGGTCGCCGGGACCGGCAACGACACCCGTCCCAAGCGCGGCTTCAACCTGCTGCGGCAGGCCAGGCGGTACGACCCCGCCGGCGACTACGTCCGCCGCTACGTCCCCGAGCTGGCCGGCGTCCCCGGGGCGCGGGTCCACGAGCCGTGGCGGCTGCCGTCCCTCCCGGCCGGCTACCCCGCCCGCCTCGACGGCACGGACGACCAGGGTTAA
- a CDS encoding ABC transporter permease, giving the protein MRDRTVRRWAAVKDSTYFPATVLVLILAAAAGLFAGSYTFAMADPAPHRVPVAVVGVSHQTVRGAAFATGLERQLDASLTLLFERSFARAAQAVEEQRVFGVIEVHGDDVTMNVSSASGASVAQLLAEAAPKVAPLVGVRLTVRDMKPLQRGDPRGLALFYITLAAVVIGFIGAVQLSVNAGALGAGERIAFTAAYAALGGLSIVAAVDWGLGALDLPVLESWFILALTMFASGMVFTMFNTLVRRWAMLPTWGLMVLLGNPSSGGAVSWPLLPSPLGTIGRWLPPGASINAQHTAVYFGEHQSAAPFLVLAAWALVSCVVFLVWRDRHPQGRAAATA; this is encoded by the coding sequence ATGCGCGACCGGACGGTCCGCCGGTGGGCGGCGGTCAAGGACTCCACGTACTTCCCCGCGACCGTGCTCGTGCTGATCCTGGCCGCCGCGGCGGGGCTGTTCGCCGGGTCCTACACCTTCGCCATGGCCGACCCGGCCCCGCACCGCGTCCCGGTGGCGGTGGTGGGGGTCAGCCATCAGACGGTGCGCGGCGCGGCGTTCGCCACCGGCCTGGAGCGGCAGCTCGACGCCTCGCTCACGCTGCTGTTCGAGCGGAGCTTCGCGCGGGCGGCGCAGGCGGTGGAGGAGCAGCGGGTGTTCGGCGTCATCGAGGTGCACGGGGACGACGTGACGATGAACGTGTCGTCCGCGTCCGGCGCGTCGGTGGCGCAACTGCTGGCCGAGGCGGCGCCCAAGGTCGCGCCGCTGGTGGGGGTGCGGCTGACGGTGCGGGACATGAAGCCGCTGCAGCGCGGCGACCCCCGCGGGCTGGCGCTGTTCTACATCACGCTGGCGGCCGTGGTCATCGGGTTCATCGGGGCCGTCCAGCTCAGCGTCAACGCGGGCGCGCTGGGCGCGGGCGAGCGGATCGCGTTCACCGCGGCGTACGCGGCGCTGGGCGGGCTGTCCATCGTGGCCGCCGTGGACTGGGGGCTGGGCGCGCTCGACCTGCCGGTGCTGGAGTCCTGGTTCATCCTGGCGCTGACCATGTTCGCCTCGGGGATGGTGTTCACCATGTTCAACACCCTCGTGCGGCGCTGGGCGATGCTGCCCACGTGGGGGCTGATGGTGCTGCTGGGCAACCCGTCGTCGGGCGGGGCGGTGTCGTGGCCGCTGCTGCCGTCGCCGCTGGGGACCATCGGGCGCTGGCTGCCGCCGGGGGCCTCGATCAACGCCCAGCACACCGCCGTCTACTTCGGCGAGCACCAGAGCGCCGCGCCGTTCCTGGTGCTGGCCGCGTGGGCGCTGGTGTCGTGCGTCGTCTTCCTCGTCTGGCGGGACCGCCACCCTCAGGGGCGGGCCGCCGCGACCGCTTAA
- a CDS encoding serine/threonine protein kinase, translated as MYGLQALTEADPPHLGEYALAGVLSRTRWTVVYLGRSAGGQAAVTLLPPGDTGTWRETATAAERVTEPSVARVLGSGLHGDRGYVVSEYAEGVPLAELVRREGPLEAGRLHRLAADTAAAVAATHEAGLAHLDLGPDHVVLGPGGAKVTGLGVPRFPEPADVPVFRSPEQVAGHPAGPASDVFSWAATLAYAATGLPPFGEDGAPAVAHRVLNAPADLTRLPQPLGHIAGLCLAKRPEQRLSARQVLAYLHGDAPAPPAYAAPGPGAPVYGPAHRPPAYSPPGHHPPGGGKAGLVAGLVAGIVVMLALAAVAGFLLLRPSAEPAAVATTAPTAAPTAAPTAAPSTEAPTSATATATATSVSVAGEWTGTYLCNQGKTALRLTITEPSPGKLTAVFAFEADPSNPDVPSGSFAMTGRLAGRSLELDGERWLDRPGEYLMVGLRADLTGGDRPATIEGTVIGGGCSTFTVRRS; from the coding sequence ATGTACGGGCTGCAGGCGTTGACGGAGGCCGACCCTCCGCACCTCGGGGAGTACGCCCTCGCCGGCGTGCTGAGCCGGACCAGGTGGACGGTCGTCTACCTGGGGCGTTCGGCGGGCGGGCAGGCGGCGGTCACGTTGCTGCCGCCCGGCGACACCGGGACCTGGCGGGAGACGGCCACGGCGGCCGAGCGGGTGACGGAGCCGTCCGTCGCCCGCGTGCTCGGCTCCGGGCTGCACGGCGACCGCGGCTACGTGGTCAGCGAGTACGCCGAGGGCGTGCCGCTGGCGGAGCTGGTCCGGCGCGAGGGCCCGCTGGAGGCCGGCCGCCTGCACCGGCTGGCGGCCGACACGGCGGCGGCGGTGGCGGCGACGCACGAGGCCGGCCTCGCCCACCTGGACCTCGGGCCGGACCACGTGGTGCTCGGGCCCGGCGGGGCCAAGGTGACCGGCCTCGGCGTCCCGCGCTTCCCCGAGCCGGCGGACGTGCCGGTCTTCCGGTCGCCCGAGCAGGTGGCCGGGCATCCGGCGGGGCCCGCCTCCGACGTGTTCTCCTGGGCCGCGACCCTGGCGTACGCGGCGACCGGGCTGCCGCCGTTCGGCGAGGACGGCGCGCCGGCCGTCGCCCACCGGGTGCTGAACGCCCCGGCCGACCTGACGCGGCTGCCGCAGCCGCTCGGGCACATCGCCGGCCTGTGCCTGGCCAAGCGGCCCGAGCAGCGGCTGAGCGCGCGGCAGGTGCTGGCGTACCTGCACGGCGACGCCCCCGCCCCGCCCGCCTACGCCGCGCCCGGTCCCGGCGCGCCTGTCTACGGCCCTGCTCACCGCCCGCCCGCTTACAGCCCGCCTGGGCACCACCCGCCCGGCGGCGGCAAGGCAGGGCTGGTGGCGGGGCTCGTCGCGGGGATCGTGGTGATGCTCGCGCTGGCCGCCGTCGCCGGTTTCCTGCTGCTCCGGCCGTCGGCGGAACCGGCCGCGGTCGCCACGACCGCCCCCACCGCCGCCCCCACCGCCGCCCCCACCGCCGCCCCCAGCACCGAAGCGCCGACCTCCGCCACCGCCACCGCCACCGCCACGAGCGTGTCGGTGGCGGGGGAGTGGACCGGCACGTACCTGTGCAACCAGGGCAAGACCGCCCTCCGGCTCACCATCACCGAGCCGTCCCCCGGCAAGCTGACGGCGGTCTTCGCCTTCGAGGCCGACCCCAGCAACCCGGACGTGCCCTCCGGCTCCTTCGCCATGACCGGCCGCCTCGCCGGACGCAGCCTGGAGCTGGACGGCGAGCGCTGGCTCGACCGGCCCGGCGAGTACCTGATGGTCGGCCTCCGCGCCGACCTGACCGGCGGCGACCGTCCCGCCACCATCGAGGGCACGGTCATCGGCGGGGGCTGCAGCACCTTCACCGTGCGCCGCTCCTGA
- a CDS encoding low temperature requirement protein A, with the protein MPATSTTSTPTTTTPGTGPLRVRMTGRPADEPHRVSSQLELLFDLTFVIAVAAVTARFAHDVADGHGLAGLTPFLQVFFAIWWAWMNFTWFASSYDTDDVAYRLLTMVQMGGVLVLAVGVPPRPRGATSASSRSATRS; encoded by the coding sequence TTGCCGGCCACCAGCACCACCAGCACCCCCACCACCACGACACCCGGCACCGGACCGCTCCGCGTCCGGATGACCGGCCGCCCCGCCGACGAGCCGCACCGCGTCTCGAGCCAGCTCGAGCTGCTGTTCGACCTCACGTTCGTGATCGCGGTCGCGGCCGTCACCGCCCGCTTCGCCCACGACGTCGCGGACGGGCACGGACTGGCCGGGCTGACGCCGTTCCTCCAGGTGTTCTTCGCGATCTGGTGGGCGTGGATGAACTTCACCTGGTTCGCCTCCTCCTACGACACCGACGACGTCGCCTACCGGCTGCTGACGATGGTGCAGATGGGCGGCGTGCTGGTGCTCGCCGTCGGGGTGCCGCCGCGGCCGCGCGGGGCGACCTCGGCGTCGTCACGCTCGGCTACGCGATCATGA
- a CDS encoding low temperature requirement protein A, with product MRSALVAQWLRAGTEDRAGRRTAFRYAAGIGLAQVAWVARHVLLATGALSPSWGLPLFACLAALELAVPRWAERARPTSWHPHHIAERYGLFTIILLGEGVLATSRGVEGALAAGEIVSPFVVVAVSGLVLLFACWWLYFLTPAGEGLSERRQRSYLWGYGHYGVFAALAALGAGLEAAVERAGQAATASPLTGYGVGYAVAVPAAAYLVLLQVVHALVAARPVLRPRVALGCAAGVLALPLAAPLIGVAGVTAGVAAGCVLPVALTLAARSRSRARRRGRR from the coding sequence ATGAGGTCGGCGCTCGTCGCGCAGTGGCTGCGGGCCGGGACGGAGGACCGTGCGGGCCGCCGCACCGCCTTCCGGTACGCCGCCGGCATCGGCCTCGCCCAGGTGGCGTGGGTGGCGCGGCACGTCCTGCTCGCGACGGGCGCGCTGTCGCCGTCCTGGGGGCTGCCGCTCTTCGCCTGCCTGGCGGCCCTGGAGCTGGCCGTGCCGCGCTGGGCCGAACGTGCTCGGCCCACCTCCTGGCACCCGCACCACATCGCCGAACGCTACGGCCTGTTCACGATCATCCTGCTGGGGGAGGGCGTCCTCGCCACGAGCCGGGGCGTGGAGGGGGCGCTGGCGGCCGGCGAGATCGTCAGCCCGTTCGTGGTCGTCGCCGTCTCCGGGCTCGTCCTGCTGTTCGCCTGCTGGTGGCTGTACTTCCTGACGCCGGCAGGGGAGGGGCTGAGCGAGCGCCGGCAGCGCTCCTACCTGTGGGGTTACGGCCATTACGGGGTGTTCGCGGCGCTGGCGGCGCTGGGCGCCGGGCTGGAGGCCGCGGTCGAGCGGGCCGGGCAGGCCGCGACGGCGTCGCCGCTGACCGGGTATGGGGTCGGGTACGCGGTCGCGGTGCCGGCCGCCGCGTACCTCGTCCTGCTCCAGGTGGTGCACGCGCTCGTCGCGGCGCGGCCCGTGCTGCGGCCCCGCGTGGCCCTGGGCTGCGCGGCCGGGGTGCTGGCGCTGCCGCTCGCGGCGCCCCTGATCGGGGTGGCGGGCGTGACCGCCGGGGTCGCCGCCGGCTGCGTCCTGCCGGTCGCGCTCACGCTCGCGGCGCGCTCCCGTTCCCGGGCCCGCCGGCGGGGACGGCGGTGA
- a CDS encoding RNA polymerase sigma-70 factor encodes MTVAGDPDDLDAAARVFAEVRPRLFGIAYRMLGSAAEAEDLVQDVWLRWQAYDRATVEHPPAFLATTITRLAINAAQSARARRETYPGPWLPEPVDTGADPYLGAERGEALGFAVLLLLERLSPTERAAYVLREAFEYSYREIAAIVQLNEPAVRQLVSRARKRLLGERRKPVTGAEQRRLLTAFVAAARAGDLRALEELFAADVTSYSDGGGAVRASRFPVVGRERVAKYVRAFAGHFWAGVEVAWASVNGQPAALLSRDGEVFTVLTVEASREGIEQVLWMMNPAKLTAVPAGGPGNGSAPRA; translated from the coding sequence ATGACGGTGGCGGGCGACCCGGACGACCTGGACGCGGCCGCGCGGGTGTTCGCCGAGGTGCGGCCGCGGCTGTTCGGGATCGCGTACCGGATGCTGGGCAGCGCCGCCGAGGCCGAGGACCTCGTGCAGGACGTCTGGCTGCGCTGGCAGGCCTACGACCGCGCCACGGTGGAGCACCCGCCCGCGTTCCTCGCCACCACGATCACCCGGCTGGCCATCAACGCCGCCCAGTCCGCCCGCGCCCGCCGCGAGACCTACCCCGGCCCGTGGCTGCCCGAGCCGGTCGACACCGGGGCCGACCCCTACCTGGGCGCGGAGCGCGGCGAGGCGCTGGGGTTCGCCGTCCTGCTCCTGCTGGAGCGGCTGTCGCCGACGGAGCGGGCGGCGTACGTGCTGCGGGAGGCGTTCGAGTACTCCTACCGGGAGATCGCCGCCATCGTCCAGCTCAACGAGCCGGCCGTGCGCCAGCTCGTCAGCAGGGCCCGCAAGCGGCTGCTCGGCGAACGGCGCAAGCCGGTGACCGGTGCCGAGCAGCGCAGGCTGCTGACCGCGTTCGTCGCCGCCGCCCGCGCCGGCGACCTGCGCGCGCTGGAGGAGCTGTTCGCGGCGGACGTGACCAGCTACTCCGACGGCGGCGGCGCGGTGCGCGCCTCCCGCTTCCCCGTGGTGGGCAGGGAGCGGGTGGCCAAGTACGTCAGGGCGTTCGCGGGCCACTTCTGGGCCGGCGTCGAGGTGGCGTGGGCGAGCGTCAACGGGCAGCCCGCGGCGTTGCTCAGCCGCGACGGCGAGGTGTTCACGGTGCTCACGGTCGAGGCGTCGCGGGAGGGCATCGAGCAGGTGTTGTGGATGATGAACCCGGCCAAGCTCACCGCCGTCCCCGCCGGCGGGCCCGGGAACGGGAGCGCGCCGCGAGCGTGA
- a CDS encoding SDR family oxidoreductase, translated as MRIVVIGGTGLIGSKLVAKLGEHGHEAVPASPNTGVNTLTGEGLADALTGAQVVVDVSNSPSFEREAVLRFFDTSTRNLLAAEAAAGVGHHVALSVVGTEKMPENGYFAAKIAQERLIERSGIPFSLVHATQFFEFARAIADEATAEGKVRIAPVRFQPIAGGDVAEAVGRAATGAPLNGRVEVAGPERFRMDEFFRQALAAWGDPREVVTDPRARYFGSVPGEDTLVPGDDDAVLGTVRYLDWLKTAA; from the coding sequence ATGAGGATCGTGGTCATCGGTGGCACCGGGCTGATCGGCTCGAAGCTGGTGGCGAAGCTGGGCGAGCACGGGCACGAGGCGGTGCCGGCCTCGCCGAACACCGGCGTGAACACGCTCACCGGCGAAGGGCTCGCCGACGCCCTGACCGGGGCGCAGGTGGTGGTGGACGTGTCGAACTCGCCGTCGTTCGAGCGGGAGGCGGTGCTGAGGTTCTTCGACACCTCCACCCGCAACCTGCTGGCAGCCGAGGCGGCGGCGGGGGTGGGCCACCATGTGGCGCTGTCCGTCGTCGGCACGGAGAAGATGCCGGAGAACGGCTACTTCGCTGCGAAGATCGCCCAGGAGCGGCTGATCGAGCGGTCGGGGATCCCGTTCTCGCTGGTGCACGCGACGCAGTTCTTCGAGTTCGCCCGGGCCATCGCCGACGAGGCGACGGCCGAGGGGAAGGTGCGCATCGCGCCGGTCCGGTTCCAGCCGATCGCGGGCGGCGACGTGGCCGAGGCGGTGGGGCGGGCCGCGACCGGGGCGCCGCTGAACGGGCGGGTCGAGGTGGCCGGTCCTGAGCGGTTCCGGATGGACGAGTTCTTCCGGCAGGCCCTGGCCGCGTGGGGCGACCCGCGCGAGGTCGTCACCGACCCGCGGGCGCGCTACTTCGGCAGCGTGCCGGGCGAGGACACCCTCGTCCCCGGCGACGACGACGCCGTCCTCGGCACCGTCCGCTACCTCGACTGGCTCAAGACCGCCGCCTAG
- a CDS encoding DUF7824 domain-containing protein: MDHWGEIRKLIEARHAERLTERLETLGEDDRKEVAARLPELLKELRGRFDRWDDGLVDYAVVLRVAGAATLGGAAAVASWLYRREYAPRWAGADNDVDLVLRVLAGRPAAWRADLAGRLVLRLRRADDRGMALALALLRETGVTPPPHDVLVAGWVSTPPAAGLRDDPLLDQLLPRLFEAEGVGRALQWENDPRRGWLRALPGLADSGRVKRETLTGGCLSRFLRGGTGIDLRFFVRLHEALDPSPAEVAAHARDYLRLLPAAPGPVAELATRRLRAGAPLTGDDLAEAWEALLFRAERKLVRAGLAWLRASVRREPRLADVVAAPLARAFAADSRELQEQAVELALAHVGGMGEEGRAAVREAVELLPPDLGRRVAPVFDGGVVAEAPPAYVPPPLPPAAERARPLEPPPGTPGELRRLLWDDGVRGWQRWERALAGLVTLAARDRDGLAAALEPPHRQWTYWQYREESWRTAGHWLTAAVLSLLGDAPEQRAWLRMMPVHRLAAPHRLLLHRGAEVLRAVEEGGLPPLLLATPTHDTGHVAAAELVRRLEVLEAAGAKPLAADLQQALLRLPRIPDPGAAARAARLTSPAGRIVAAWTCPEPGTTLEWRCGDEGPEHDWRDRGHRHTIALVPSCGGVRTGLPLVDLMLGDAERHADPEHLAWWPSMLPAHGEVAAAHLAPYVLRRHWNEEPVGPEQALAVARAEGPAGAASALLLARVLGDPRMPESLEVLLETAARGELPERELGRQLALLVSAGEVRMVDVVAVLDAAARGGAYEQVWRIAAAALPVLLPRPGERPHNGLARFVALAASAAEWSGARGELPEVRAAAARKGTSDLLRETRRLHDHLTATTSGKER, encoded by the coding sequence ATGGATCATTGGGGCGAGATCAGGAAGCTGATCGAGGCGCGGCACGCCGAACGGCTCACCGAGCGGCTGGAGACCCTCGGCGAGGACGACCGCAAGGAGGTCGCGGCGCGGCTGCCGGAGCTGCTGAAGGAGCTGCGCGGCCGGTTCGACCGGTGGGACGACGGCCTGGTCGACTACGCCGTCGTGCTGCGCGTGGCGGGCGCGGCCACCCTGGGCGGCGCGGCGGCGGTGGCGTCGTGGCTGTACCGGCGCGAGTACGCGCCCCGCTGGGCCGGCGCCGACAACGACGTGGACCTCGTGCTGCGCGTCCTCGCCGGCCGGCCCGCCGCCTGGCGCGCCGACCTGGCCGGGCGGCTGGTGCTGCGCCTCCGCAGGGCCGACGACCGGGGCATGGCGCTCGCGCTGGCCCTGCTGCGCGAGACCGGCGTCACGCCGCCGCCGCACGACGTGCTGGTGGCCGGCTGGGTGAGCACCCCACCGGCGGCCGGGCTGCGCGACGACCCGCTGCTCGACCAGCTGCTGCCGCGCCTGTTCGAGGCCGAAGGGGTGGGCCGGGCGCTGCAGTGGGAGAACGACCCGCGCCGGGGCTGGCTGCGCGCGCTGCCCGGCCTGGCGGACAGCGGCCGGGTCAAGCGCGAGACCCTGACCGGGGGCTGCCTGAGCCGCTTCCTGCGCGGCGGCACCGGCATCGACCTGCGCTTCTTCGTACGCCTGCACGAAGCACTCGACCCCTCCCCCGCCGAGGTGGCCGCGCACGCCCGCGACTACCTGCGGCTGCTGCCCGCCGCGCCCGGCCCGGTCGCCGAGCTGGCCACCCGCCGGCTGCGCGCGGGCGCGCCCCTGACCGGCGATGATCTCGCGGAGGCGTGGGAGGCGCTGCTGTTCCGCGCCGAGCGCAAGCTGGTCCGCGCGGGCCTGGCGTGGCTGCGCGCCTCGGTGCGGCGCGAGCCCCGGCTGGCGGACGTGGTGGCCGCGCCGCTGGCCAGGGCGTTCGCCGCCGACTCGCGCGAGCTGCAGGAGCAGGCCGTGGAGCTGGCCCTGGCCCACGTGGGCGGCATGGGCGAGGAGGGGCGCGCCGCCGTCCGCGAGGCCGTGGAGTTGCTGCCGCCCGACCTCGGCCGCCGGGTCGCGCCGGTCTTCGACGGCGGCGTGGTGGCCGAGGCGCCGCCCGCGTACGTGCCGCCGCCGCTGCCGCCCGCCGCCGAACGCGCCCGCCCGCTGGAGCCCCCGCCCGGCACCCCCGGCGAGCTGCGCCGGCTGTTATGGGACGACGGCGTGCGCGGCTGGCAGCGGTGGGAACGCGCGCTGGCCGGGCTCGTCACGCTGGCCGCGCGCGACCGCGACGGCCTGGCCGCGGCGCTGGAGCCGCCGCACCGCCAGTGGACGTACTGGCAGTACCGCGAGGAGAGCTGGCGGACGGCCGGCCACTGGCTGACCGCCGCCGTGCTGTCGCTGCTCGGGGACGCGCCCGAGCAGCGCGCCTGGCTGCGCATGATGCCCGTCCACCGCCTGGCCGCACCGCACCGGCTGCTGCTGCACCGCGGCGCCGAGGTCCTGCGGGCCGTCGAGGAGGGCGGCCTGCCGCCGCTGCTGCTGGCCACGCCCACGCACGACACCGGGCACGTGGCCGCGGCCGAGCTGGTACGGCGGCTGGAGGTGCTGGAGGCGGCCGGGGCCAAGCCGCTGGCCGCCGACCTCCAGCAGGCCCTGCTGCGCCTGCCGCGCATCCCTGACCCCGGCGCGGCCGCCCGGGCCGCCCGGCTGACCTCCCCGGCGGGCCGGATCGTGGCCGCCTGGACCTGCCCCGAGCCCGGGACGACGCTGGAGTGGCGGTGCGGCGACGAGGGGCCCGAGCACGACTGGCGCGACCGGGGCCACCGTCACACGATCGCCCTGGTCCCGTCCTGCGGCGGCGTCCGCACCGGGCTGCCGCTGGTCGACCTGATGCTCGGCGACGCCGAGCGGCACGCCGACCCCGAGCACCTGGCGTGGTGGCCGTCGATGCTGCCCGCGCACGGCGAGGTCGCGGCGGCGCACCTGGCCCCGTACGTGCTGCGGCGTCACTGGAACGAGGAGCCCGTCGGGCCGGAGCAGGCGCTCGCCGTGGCGCGCGCCGAGGGCCCGGCCGGGGCGGCGTCCGCGCTGCTGCTGGCACGGGTGCTGGGCGACCCCAGGATGCCGGAGTCGCTGGAGGTGCTGCTGGAGACGGCCGCGCGCGGCGAGCTCCCGGAGCGCGAGCTCGGCCGGCAGCTCGCCCTGCTGGTGAGCGCGGGCGAGGTGCGGATGGTCGACGTCGTCGCCGTGCTCGACGCGGCGGCCCGCGGCGGCGCGTACGAGCAGGTGTGGCGGATCGCCGCCGCGGCGCTGCCGGTGCTGCTGCCGCGACCGGGCGAACGCCCGCACAACGGGCTGGCCAGGTTCGTGGCGCTCGCCGCGTCGGCCGCCGAGTGGAGCGGCGCCCGCGGCGAGCTGCCCGAGGTGCGCGCGGCGGCCGCCCGCAAGGGGACCAGCGACCTGCTGCGCGAGACCCGCCGCCTGCACGACCACCTCACCGCGACGACCTCCGGAAAGGAACGATGA